Part of the Tetragenococcus koreensis genome, AAAACCAACGACTTTATATGAAGTCCTATCTAAAATTTCTTGAGCAGATTCGTCCGTCTCATCATCTGAATCCTCTGAGTCATCTGCTTCTTCTTGATCAAGATCAATCGTGTCGCCTATTTTAAAGTTGTTTTGTTGTTGATAATCTAACACAATTTCATCTGCAGCTTGAGGCATGTTCCCTTTAACCACTTCATATTGCGAGAGATTTTCTGGCGCTGAAAAGATCCGCATGCTCGTATCGGTATCTTTTATTGTCACATCTTCTAAATAACCATACTCTACATCTTCTAGCTGATCAGCTTGGGCTAAAAGATCCTGATCAGAATCATCTAATCCCCAAGTTGAAGTCAATGTCATATCAGCTAAATTAGTTTGTTCATAAAAGTCTTCAGCGGTAGCCCGCATATCAGGTCCAGTTACTTTTAACCCCACAAACGCAAAGGTTCCTAAAGCCATTAAACTTAAGATCGAGAAAAACCTACCCCAAGAACCAGTAATCGATCGCCTAATATCTTTCCAAAGTTTTTTCTTACGCATCTTCTCACCTACCATTCAATATCTGCAATATTATTTGGTTGATCATTTTTTTCAACCTGGCTAATTTTAGCGTCACTCATTCGAATCACTCGATCAGCAATAGGCGCAATTGCGGCATTGTGTGTGACAATAATAACCGTTGCCCCTTCTTTTCTACTGCGATCTTGTAAAATCTGCAAAATTTGTTTGCCGGTTTGTGAATCAAGAGCACCGGTAGGTTCATCACAAAGTAAAATTTTAGGGTTTTTAGCAATTGCCCTTGCGATTGAAACACGTTGTTGCTCTCCGCCCGAAAGTTGTGCCGGAAAATTATCGATACGTTCATTTAAGCCGACATCTTTTAACACTTCTTCAGGATCTAATGGGTCTTTAGCAATTTCTGAAGCCAATTCCACATTTTCTTTGGTAGTCAAATTTTGGACGAGGTTATAAAATTGAAAAACAAAACCTACGTCATACCGCCGATAAGTAATCAATTGCTTATTAGAGTAGTTAGAAATATCATGATCATCAACAATAACTTGCCCGCTATCATTGGTATCCATACCGCCTAGAATATTCAATAGTGTGGATTTCCCAGCTCCTGAAGCCCCTAAGATCACCACTAATTCGCCTTTTTCAACCGAAAAGGATAAGGCGTCATTAGCAATAATTTCTGTATCGCCAGTCTTAAATTTTTTGGTACTATCTTTTAATTCAATATAAGCCATTTGAAAAGCTCCTCCTTATATGAACAACTTGTTGAGTTCCACGGAACATTATAGTATGCTTACGCTCAGATTTCCATAAACAGCTCGCCATTTTTTGTCCATTTAAGTAATTAATTACACATCATGTTGATTTTACCTATAATTTCATTGTACACTATAATCAAAAAGACAAGGGGGATATACATGCAACGCAACACACAAACTAAAGTGAAAATTAAGCAAGCTCTGATTCAACTGCTTAATCAGAAGCATTTAGAAGAAATCACGGTAAGCGATATCACTCGTAATTCACAAATTAATCGGGGAACTTTTTATCTTCATTATCTAGATAAATACGACTTAATTGAAAAACTAGAAAAAGAGATCTTATCAAATATTCAGCAAATATTTGATCAACCCGTCAAAAAAGAAGAAGAAAATCCACTAATACCGGATAGATTAATCCTTGATGCCCTTTATTATGTCAAAGATGACTTAGCTTTTATTAAAGCGTTAGTAGAAGAAAATGGAGATCCTAAATTTGTCTCTACTTTTAAAAAGTTATTAACGAATACTGTAAATAAATACATCGCTCTGCATGAAACGAATCAGTTACCAATTGAAAAGATACCTAATGATTATGCCGAAGAAATTCTGCTATCAAGTACAATTTCTATTTTGTTACTATGGATTAAAAAAGACGGACAAGAGTCACCCGAACAGCTGTTAAAATATATTAACTATGCCCGCGATACCTCGCCAGCAGCGTTATTACAACCATAAAAAAGAGCCCTTGCAAACTTGCAAGGACCCATTTTTTTGTCTTTTCCTTATTCCACTCTAGGTTCACGGTTTTCTTGGATATTTTCGACATCTTCATTGATATTTTGCGTTGCCTTGCTTGTTTGTTGTGAAATATAGTGACCGGTAGTTTTTCCAGCGCTAGTTACTTTATCTTGCACCGTTTCACTTTCTTCTTCATATTCTTCTTGCGTCTTAATATCAACCACATTCACATTTACTTCGACTACATCTAGATGTGTCATTTCGCTAACATCTTTTGAAATTAGTCGTTTGATTTCATCATAAATATGACGGCTATCTTTGCCGTACTCAACAACGACATCCATATCGACAGCGACTTGCTTTTTCCCAACTTCAGCGTTAATACCGGTGGTAACATTGTTAGTATTCACTAGTTTTTCAGCAACATTAGAGAAAAATCCACCATTGATAGTTAATAGTCCATCAATATTATCCATTGCATAACCGATAATTTTTTTAATTACCTTTTCGGCAAAAGTTAATTCACCTGAAATATTATTCGTGTTTACTTTATTTTCTTGTCTTTCCATGTCAACGTCCTCCTAATTTTACCTTCTAGGTCCTTTGAACCGGTCGAAAACACCGATCCCATTCAAATAAAGCCCAATAAACGCACCTAAAACCGTGCATGCAACGACTAGTAGCGTTTTTGCAAAACCAATCGTTAGCAGAAGAATTGCCAAAACTAAGCCAATCCCGCCGCCAATGATTCCATAACGATAGCGCTGTAATAATTCTTGCATTTGGCAACCTCCTTTATTTTACCCGTTCGGCATTTTTTTCTGCGGGTTTCCGATAATTTTCAAGAGACACTTCCGTTTTGATATTTTCTGTGGTTCCCATTAACGAAGAGACTTGCGATTGAATTTCATCTACAAGTTCGTTTTGTTTATCCGGAATTGCCATAACTTTTTTCATATAGCCTGAAACTTTTATCCGAATTTTTTTATTATACATTTTCACTTTTATTGCCGGGTTCTCAACAAAAGGCTCTTGATTTACAATTTGCAGCACAAAATTTTCTACTGCTTTTTTTTGAATTTTTAACGTTCCTTGTCCTTGCTCTAAAACTAAGGTATTTTTCTTTCTAGGATAAAAAATCGTGATGACTAATAATAAAACGGTCAATACAAGCAACAAGGCGCTAAACCAAAATAGCAACTGCTGCATATACATGCCAATCCATGGATAGTCATACATAGAAATAAAGCGCACCGGCAATTGCACAGCCTCTTGATTTTCAACCAGCACAAAGAAAAGTGTGAAAATCAAAAGCAACAGCAGGATGCCAATTAAGCTTTTGCGTAGCTTACCCATAGCTTCACCCTCTCTAACAACGATTCAAGTTAGTCATACAAAATTTACTAACCTCCATGGTTACATGAGCTAATCGTTGTATTCATAATAAAAACTTGCTTATATTTTAGTTATCCGATTCATCCGATTGTTGTTCATCAGATTTTTTATCTTGTTCGATTTCTTCTCTAGTTTTGATGTCTTCTACATGAACATTTACTTCAACTACATCTAAGTGTGTCATTTTCTTAACTTGCTCTGCAGCAACTTTTTTAATTTGCTCATAGATATTTTCTGCATCTTTACGATATTCAATGACAACATCTAAATCCACAGCAACTTCTTCTTTACCCACTTCGGTGTCAATACCGCTGGTTACATCGTCTGAGTTAGAGATTCGTTCTGCCATATTTGAGAAAAAGCCGCCATCAACGCGTAACAAACCATCAACTTTTTCCAAAGCAATTCCGATAATTTTTTGGATCACTTTATCCTCAAATGTTAATTCCCCAGAAACTTGTTGTTGATCTTTCTTTTCATTAACTCCATTGGTTGATACAGTTTTACTTGTTTGATCTGCCATGTCCTTTTCCTCCTAAATATTTTTCTTAATTGTTAAAAAACAACTTTACATATTTATAATAAAGCAAAGCTGTAAAAATTTAAACCAAAAAGGGTTATAGCTTAATACTGCCAAACAATGTTAGGTGCTTTCGTTGATTTAAAATGCATTAAATAGTTGTTGACAAACGTATATGAGTATTATATATTTATTTAAGCTTAAGTAATACGCATTATAAAAGAAAGGTGTGTCATATTTGAAACAAATTTATCGATTCAGTGAAGGTAGTGTCGAAATGAAGGACTTGTTAGGTGGGAAAGGGGCCAATTTAGCAGAGATGACCCGGCTAGGGCTACCAGTGCCTGCTGGATTCACCATTACAACGGCTGCGTGTATAAAATACTTGCAACAAGAAAATTATTTTGAACAGTCTTTAAAAGCAGATATTTTGAAAGCGATTAATCAACTGGAAAATGAAGTCGGTAAGTCGTTGTTAAATAATGACCAAATGTTGTTAATTTCGGTACGTAGTGGTGCCAAATTCTCCATGCCAGGAATGATGGACACCATTCTTAACCTTGGGTTAAACGACGACCGTGTACTGGCTTTTGCAAAGCTGACGAATGCTTCTTTTGCTTACGATTGTTATCGCCGTCTCATCCAAATGTTTGGTGACGTGGTTTACGGTATTTCCAAAGAAACTTTTGACGACACTTTACACAAATTTGAAGCAGCCTTTGGTAAAAGTGTCGCTGATTTTTCAATACCAGAACAACAAAAACTGATTGAAGCGTATAAAATACCCTATCACAAGCAGCAAAAAGAATTCCCTCAAGATCCGATAGATCAACTTTTTATTGCAATTAAAGCGGTCTTTCATTCATGGAACAATCAACGGGCACAAGTTTATCGGAAATTACATGACATCCCCTTTAGTTTAGGTACAGCGGTAAATATTCAATCAATGGTTTTTGGCAACAACGGTGATAAAAGTGCGACAGGCGTAGCTTTTACTCGAAACCCTGCAACTGGAGAGAAAAAACTTTTTGGCGAATTTTTACCCAATGCCCAAGGGGAAGATGTCGTTGCGGGCATTCGGACTCCGCAGCCGATTGCTAAACTCAAACAATTACTTCCTACCGCTTATACAGATTTTATGCGTTATGCAGAAATTTTGGAAACACACTATAAAGATATGCAAGACATTGAGTTTACAATCGATCAGGGACAACTATTCATTCTGCAGACCAGAAGCGGCAAACGAACTGCCCAAGCAGCGCTTAACATCGCCCTAGATCTTGTCAATGATAAAATAATAACGAAAGACGAGGCGCTTTTACGAGTTACACCGACAATGGTTGAACAGTTGATCCACCCTGTATTTGATCCAACAGAACTAAAAAATGCAACAGTATTAGCCCATGGCCTGCCGGCAAGTCCAGGAGCTGCTACAGGACAAATTGTATTTACAGCAGAAAAAGCCCAGGAATTTCATGAGCAAGGTAAAAAGGTCATCTTGGTCCGACAAGAAACTTCGCCTGAAGATATCGCAGGAATGGTGGTAAGCGAAGCGATCGTTACCTCTAGAGGAGGCATGACCTCGCACGCTGCTGTAGTTGCGCGTGGGATGGGCACTTGTTGTGTTGCTGGCTGTGAAGCATTAACCGTTGATGAATATACGCGAACGATTACTTGTGAAGAGCAAACATTAACAGAAGGCGATATCATTTCGGTTGATGGCTCTATAGGGACAATCTACCAAACCGAACTGCAAACAGTCACTCCTGAAGACAATCAGAATCTGCAACGTCTATTAACTTGGGCGGACGAACGAGCTGACTTAATGGTACGTGCCAATGCAGAAACGCTACAGGATTTGACAGCAGCGATCCATTTTGGCGCGTCTGGAATTGGCTTAGCGCGCACCGAGCATATGTTTTTTGGAGAAGATCGAATTTTAGAAATGCGCCGTTTAATTTTAGCTGAAGAAAAACAAGAATTTGACATAGCGCTCAAACGTCTACTTAGTTTCCAACAAGATGATTTTTATCAGATGTTACAAACGACCCAAGAAAAACCCATGGTTATCCGGCTCTTAGACCCACCTATGCATGAATTTTTACCTGCTGACGAGCAAGCGATCAACCAATTAGCCCAGCAACTGAAAAAATCGCCAGTACGCATAACCAATCAAATTACTCAGCTACACGAAACCAACCCAATGCTCGGTCATCGTGGCTGTCGCTTAGGAATTACTAAGGCACAAATTTATCAAATGCAAGTCGAGGCAATTTTTACCAGCGCGATTAAATTAGCACAAAATGGAATTGTCGTAAAACCAGAAATAATGGTGCCTTTGGTTGCTGAAGAAAAAGAATTAATTGAAGTTAAAAACGCTTTGCTTCATACGATTGAAAATTTATTTGAAAAGCATGGTATAAACCCCTTTCCTTTTGAAATTGGCGTTATGATTGAATTACCTAGAGCTTGTATGACTGCCGATAAATTAGCTAGCCAAGCGGACTTTTTCAGTTTTGGTACCAATGATCTAACACAAATGTCTTACGGTTTTTCTCGCGATGACATTGGCAAATTTTTACCTATCTATAAAGAAAAAGGCATTTTATTGCAAGATCCTTTCCAAACGCTAGATCAAGCAGGTGTAGGACAGTTAATTCAAACTGCAGTTGAAAAAGCACGCCAGACTAAGCCTAATATGATGATTGGTGTATGTGGAGAAGTCGGCGGTGACCCTAAATCAATCGCCTTTTTCCAACAAGTCGGTGTAGATTATGTATCTTGTTCGGCTTATCGAATTCCAGCTGCTCGTCTAGCTTGTGCGCAAGCAGCGCTCAATGATTGCCGATTAGCTGAAGTTGCGCTATGATGAAAGTAATAAGAAACACAAGAAAGGAGCTGCTATGGAATTTTCTGATCGCCAAAAATTAATTATTGAGATTGTTAAGGCTCACGAGCCAATCACTGGAGATAACATTGCGGCCAAACTCAATCTTACCAAACCAACGTTGCGTAATGATTTATCGCTTCTAACCATGACAGGCGTTTTAGATGCGCGTCCCAAAGTCGGCTACATTTATTCTGGACAAACAATCGAACCATTGCTATTTGAAAAATTATATACAAAAAAAGTGGACGATATTATGATTCCCGCTGTATTTATTAAACAAGATACGTCGTTAAAAAATGCTATTACTGATTTATTTATGTATGATGTAGGCTCTTTATACGTTGTCAATAAAGATAAAAAATTAGTAGGAATTCTTTCAAGAAAGGACCTTTTACGTAGCGTTTTAGCTAATAATGAAGATGATATTCCAGTCGCTGTTGTGATGAGTCGGATGCCAAATGTCATTACAATCACACCCGAAGAAACGATTTTAACTGCTGGAAATACCCTCATGCAACATCAAGTAGATTCATTACCTGTAGTGGAAAAAGGAACAAATGATAAAATCATTGGCAAAATTACTAAAACCCGTATTATGAACCATTTTATCGAAGAAGGGATTAAGGTGAAAGCACAATGAATAAAAACGATACGCTAAAATTATTTATAATCTCTGATGCAATCGGAGATACTGCGCAAAAAATTACCACAGCCGTTCTTGCGCAATTTCCCGAATTGACTAATGTCGAAGTTCAGCGTTTTGCCTTTATTGATTCTAAAGAAGAGCTGCTTAAAATCTTACGAGATGCTCTCCAAGAACATGCCATCGTTGCCAGCACTTTAGTAAAAGATTCTTTCAATGAAGCTGCTCATGAGTTTGCTGCTCGTACTTCTTTAAGTTATGTTGATTTTATGACACCAATGATGGAATTAATTCAAGGGAAAACGGGTCTAGAACCTAAGCATGAAGCCCGTGCTCAGCATAAGCTAACTTCAGACTATTTTGCCAAAATAGAAGCCATCGATTTTGCCGTAAAATATGATGATGGACAAGATCCAAAAGGTTTCTTAAAAGCTGACTATGTCATTATCGGACCTTCACGTACTTCAAAGACGCCTTTAAGTATGTATTTAGCCAATAAATCTTATAAAGTAGCTAACTTGCCTTTGATACCAGAAATTCCTTTACCTAAAGAAATTTTTGATGTGCCAAAAGAAAAACTCATAGGCTTAGTTGCTACTCCTGAAGTGATTCAACGAACACGCGAAAAACGTTTAAGTTCGCTGGGTCTAGGCGGTAGTTCTTCTTACACTGATGTCGCACACATTAAAGAAGAAATGGATTATGCCAAAGAAATTTATCATGAACTAGGCGCCAAAACCGTAGAAGTGGATGATATGTCCATCGAAGAGATTGCTGAATATATTACCCGCTTGCAGATTGACCGCTAAACCCGTTGATATTTTTTAAAGAAGCAGCGTATCATTGTAATCTGTTTAATGATACGCTGCTTCTTATTTATAGAAAAAATGCTCAAATTAAGTATTAGTTTTAAAATGCTTATTTTGAACTTCGAGAAGATTTTACTCTGTCAGCGCGATGGATTGTTGTATACTGGCTACTGATTGTGCCAATTTACCTTTTTCCCATGCGTCCAAGGACACAAGTAGTTTTTTCTCTACCCCATCTTTACCTAATATGCAAGGCACACTATAAGCACAAGGGCCACTAAAACCATATTCATTATCAATCATGGGAACACTGACTGGATAGATGCTTTTTTCATCCAATAAAATACAGCGGGCAATATCAATTGCTGATTGTGCAACGGCAACATTGGTCACCCCGCTTTTTGCAGCAAAAACATCGTATGCGGCTTGTACCACTTTTTCTTTTATATCTTCAGCTGTTAAGAGTGGAATTTCAGGAAAATGGTCTGCCAATTCATTATAAGCTAACCCGCCAATTGTCAAATGGCTGAGGACAGGAAACGCAGTATAGCCATGCTCTCCCATCATATAACCAGAAACGGATTTAGGATCAACATGGTAATATTGTCCTAGCAGTTGTCGCAAACGCGAAGAATCTAGCATCGTTCCTGTGCTTAAAAGTAAATTTTTAGGATAATCATACGATGCGACGATATGAATCACAGTATCTGCCGGATTGGTAATAAAAATTACCATTGCGTCTTGCGTATTTTGCGTGATATTTCCCATAATTTCATGGATAATCGGCAAATTTTCAATCAGTAATTCATTCCGATCTTCCGGAATCTCTCCTTCTGCATAAACATGAGTAGCAGCCACAATAATAATATCTGCATCTGCTACGTCTTTGTAAGTTCCTTTGTAGATCGTAATGTTTTTACGGGACAATAAACCGCCGGCATGCGTTTGATCCAATCCTTCGCCAAAAGCAACACGGTCTCTAGGATCAATCAAAACAATTTCACCGAAGAGTTCGGTTTGCACTGCTGTTGCCAACACACTAGAACCGACATGGCCCAACCCGATAATAGCTAATTTTTTCGTTTTCATCTATTTCTCCTTGTATCCTTTAATTGTTTTTTCATTAATATCTTTATTAGTAATATACAATAAAAGTTCTATTCTAATATCGCTTTAAATTCCTGCAGCGTACACCCATACCACACGGTATCTCGATGTAAAGTTAAGACTGGCGTTTGCCCCGTATTTTCTCCCGCTACCGTGGTAAAAGCATAATGAATATTTAGTTTGGCTAACCTTTTGACATCCATTTGTTCATAAATACCAAAAGGATAAGCAAAAACATCCGCTTGATCAACATACTGACCACATGAAGCTAAGTCTTGATTTAATTCTTCCACTGATACTTTTTGCATTCCAATTGAGCCGTCAGAATAGCGTTGATGCAAGTTTTCCGTATGATTTGCCAACTCAAAAACATCCCGCATTTTTTCTAGCTCTGATTTTGCCATAACAATCGACTGCCTTGGATCAAATTCTTTGATTTGGTCAAAAAGCCAACCTTTGACTACAAAACACACCGCATGAAAATTCTTTTGCTGCAAAATCGGATAAGCATATTTATAGATTGACTGATAGGCATCATCAAACGTTAACAAAACTGATTTTTCAGGCAGATCTTTTCCTTTTTGATAAAAATCTTTGATCTCTTGTAAAGTCAGTGTATGATAATTTTCTTTCTCTAAAAAATCCATCTGTGCTTTAAAATCAGTAAAATCACAAAATAATTTTGTAGGCAACGCATCTTCATAGGATTGTTTGACCAAAATCGGTGAAGGATTTTGGGTATCAAATGTGCCTTTTTCTCTGATCTCATGATACATTAATGTGTGAAATCCCAAGTCATTCCCTCCATAGCCTTAATTTGTAACTAATTATAACAAAAAAGCAGTCTCAATGTATCCTACTTCCAAACGTTAGTTTCGCTAACGACTAGTACATAGAACACATTAAACTGTTTTTTAATCATTTTGTTCAATAATTTGTACTGTCGTTTTGGTTTGCTCTAATTGTCCTAATGTTTTATCGTAGTGCTTGGTAGCATAAGCAGAAAATAATACGTCAACACTATACAATTGAACCAATAATGAGTTCGTCGCCGAACTTCTTAAACGCGCTTCACCACCGTCTGCTGTATGCAACAACACATCGGCAATCGTTGCCAAAGTTGAGTGTGCTTTGCTCGTCATACAGACAACCGGAATGCCTTGTTCTTTTGCCAGTAAGGCTAAATTAATAACCTCTTGTTTCTCACCAGAATTTGAAACCAAAAAGAGCCAGGCGGGCATCTCATTGGTTACAATAGCCGTTGTTAATAAATGATAGTCTTTACTGTAAATAACTTTTTTTCCGATCCGTAAAAATTTCTGCGCAAAATCATCGGCTACAATACCTGAAGCCCCGATCCCGTAAGTAAACATAAAGTCCGTTGTTTCGAGTAGATTGATCACTTGCTCGATAGATTCAACTTCTAGCTTTTCGCGGTTTTTTTCCAGTCCATCGGTCATTTTTAACAATAGCTTCTGTTTAATCGTATCAATGTCTTCATTGGGAACAATATCTGTATACAAATTTCCCTTTATTGCTGGTTGATTAGCAGAAAGTTTTAATTTTAAGTCAGTAAATCCTTCTAAACCCAGCGAATAACACAACCGCACCACAGTTGCAGGACTCGTTTCGGAAGCTTGTGATAACGCCTTAGCGCTCATATGGATGACACTTTCTGGTTGTTCGAGAATCCATTCAGCAAGCTTTTTTTCAGCTTTAGGCAATTTATTTATTTGGTGTTGTATCGTAAACAAAATATTCATTTCCTGCACCTCAATTTATTCTGCTAAATCTTGTTTTAAACTTTTCATTAGCCCAGAATAACCTTTATTTTACTTGTTTTTATTCCTACAAATATTTAGTCATCAGAAACAAATTTAGTTATTTGTTTAAACTGTTCAGTCTTCATAAAATCAGTAATTTCTTTACCTTCCTTGCGTTCATCCATTACGTCGAGTAAGGACTGCAGCTGGGCATAATCAATCGCTGTTTGTTCCTTTTTATTCGCTTTCATATAATGATACTTAGAATTAACCATATCCACCAATTTACTATTGTTGGCTGACTGATTGTCTTCTTTGTTGCTATCAAAAGCTAGCGTTGCGATCAAACCATATTGACCTGTTAAAAAGTGATCAC contains:
- a CDS encoding ABC transporter ATP-binding protein → MAYIELKDSTKKFKTGDTEIIANDALSFSVEKGELVVILGASGAGKSTLLNILGGMDTNDSGQVIVDDHDISNYSNKQLITYRRYDVGFVFQFYNLVQNLTTKENVELASEIAKDPLDPEEVLKDVGLNERIDNFPAQLSGGEQQRVSIARAIAKNPKILLCDEPTGALDSQTGKQILQILQDRSRKEGATVIIVTHNAAIAPIADRVIRMSDAKISQVEKNDQPNNIADIEW
- a CDS encoding TetR/AcrR family transcriptional regulator, translating into MQRNTQTKVKIKQALIQLLNQKHLEEITVSDITRNSQINRGTFYLHYLDKYDLIEKLEKEILSNIQQIFDQPVKKEEENPLIPDRLILDALYYVKDDLAFIKALVEENGDPKFVSTFKKLLTNTVNKYIALHETNQLPIEKIPNDYAEEILLSSTISILLLWIKKDGQESPEQLLKYINYARDTSPAALLQP
- a CDS encoding Asp23/Gls24 family envelope stress response protein, giving the protein MERQENKVNTNNISGELTFAEKVIKKIIGYAMDNIDGLLTINGGFFSNVAEKLVNTNNVTTGINAEVGKKQVAVDMDVVVEYGKDSRHIYDEIKRLISKDVSEMTHLDVVEVNVNVVDIKTQEEYEEESETVQDKVTSAGKTTGHYISQQTSKATQNINEDVENIQENREPRVE
- a CDS encoding DUF2273 domain-containing protein, coding for MQELLQRYRYGIIGGGIGLVLAILLLTIGFAKTLLVVACTVLGAFIGLYLNGIGVFDRFKGPRR
- the amaP gene encoding alkaline shock response membrane anchor protein AmaP, which codes for MGKLRKSLIGILLLLLIFTLFFVLVENQEAVQLPVRFISMYDYPWIGMYMQQLLFWFSALLLVLTVLLLVITIFYPRKKNTLVLEQGQGTLKIQKKAVENFVLQIVNQEPFVENPAIKVKMYNKKIRIKVSGYMKKVMAIPDKQNELVDEIQSQVSSLMGTTENIKTEVSLENYRKPAEKNAERVK
- a CDS encoding Asp23/Gls24 family envelope stress response protein codes for the protein MADQTSKTVSTNGVNEKKDQQQVSGELTFEDKVIQKIIGIALEKVDGLLRVDGGFFSNMAERISNSDDVTSGIDTEVGKEEVAVDLDVVIEYRKDAENIYEQIKKVAAEQVKKMTHLDVVEVNVHVEDIKTREEIEQDKKSDEQQSDESDN
- the ppdK gene encoding pyruvate, phosphate dikinase produces the protein MKQIYRFSEGSVEMKDLLGGKGANLAEMTRLGLPVPAGFTITTAACIKYLQQENYFEQSLKADILKAINQLENEVGKSLLNNDQMLLISVRSGAKFSMPGMMDTILNLGLNDDRVLAFAKLTNASFAYDCYRRLIQMFGDVVYGISKETFDDTLHKFEAAFGKSVADFSIPEQQKLIEAYKIPYHKQQKEFPQDPIDQLFIAIKAVFHSWNNQRAQVYRKLHDIPFSLGTAVNIQSMVFGNNGDKSATGVAFTRNPATGEKKLFGEFLPNAQGEDVVAGIRTPQPIAKLKQLLPTAYTDFMRYAEILETHYKDMQDIEFTIDQGQLFILQTRSGKRTAQAALNIALDLVNDKIITKDEALLRVTPTMVEQLIHPVFDPTELKNATVLAHGLPASPGAATGQIVFTAEKAQEFHEQGKKVILVRQETSPEDIAGMVVSEAIVTSRGGMTSHAAVVARGMGTCCVAGCEALTVDEYTRTITCEEQTLTEGDIISVDGSIGTIYQTELQTVTPEDNQNLQRLLTWADERADLMVRANAETLQDLTAAIHFGASGIGLARTEHMFFGEDRILEMRRLILAEEKQEFDIALKRLLSFQQDDFYQMLQTTQEKPMVIRLLDPPMHEFLPADEQAINQLAQQLKKSPVRITNQITQLHETNPMLGHRGCRLGITKAQIYQMQVEAIFTSAIKLAQNGIVVKPEIMVPLVAEEKELIEVKNALLHTIENLFEKHGINPFPFEIGVMIELPRACMTADKLASQADFFSFGTNDLTQMSYGFSRDDIGKFLPIYKEKGILLQDPFQTLDQAGVGQLIQTAVEKARQTKPNMMIGVCGEVGGDPKSIAFFQQVGVDYVSCSAYRIPAARLACAQAALNDCRLAEVAL
- a CDS encoding helix-turn-helix transcriptional regulator, whose protein sequence is MEFSDRQKLIIEIVKAHEPITGDNIAAKLNLTKPTLRNDLSLLTMTGVLDARPKVGYIYSGQTIEPLLFEKLYTKKVDDIMIPAVFIKQDTSLKNAITDLFMYDVGSLYVVNKDKKLVGILSRKDLLRSVLANNEDDIPVAVVMSRMPNVITITPEETILTAGNTLMQHQVDSLPVVEKGTNDKIIGKITKTRIMNHFIEEGIKVKAQ
- a CDS encoding pyruvate, water dikinase regulatory protein → MNKNDTLKLFIISDAIGDTAQKITTAVLAQFPELTNVEVQRFAFIDSKEELLKILRDALQEHAIVASTLVKDSFNEAAHEFAARTSLSYVDFMTPMMELIQGKTGLEPKHEARAQHKLTSDYFAKIEAIDFAVKYDDGQDPKGFLKADYVIIGPSRTSKTPLSMYLANKSYKVANLPLIPEIPLPKEIFDVPKEKLIGLVATPEVIQRTREKRLSSLGLGGSSSYTDVAHIKEEMDYAKEIYHELGAKTVEVDDMSIEEIAEYITRLQIDR
- a CDS encoding lactate/malate family dehydrogenase, which codes for MKTKKLAIIGLGHVGSSVLATAVQTELFGEIVLIDPRDRVAFGEGLDQTHAGGLLSRKNITIYKGTYKDVADADIIIVAATHVYAEGEIPEDRNELLIENLPIIHEIMGNITQNTQDAMVIFITNPADTVIHIVASYDYPKNLLLSTGTMLDSSRLRQLLGQYYHVDPKSVSGYMMGEHGYTAFPVLSHLTIGGLAYNELADHFPEIPLLTAEDIKEKVVQAAYDVFAAKSGVTNVAVAQSAIDIARCILLDEKSIYPVSVPMIDNEYGFSGPCAYSVPCILGKDGVEKKLLVSLDAWEKGKLAQSVASIQQSIALTE
- a CDS encoding polysaccharide deacetylase family protein; the encoded protein is MGFHTLMYHEIREKGTFDTQNPSPILVKQSYEDALPTKLFCDFTDFKAQMDFLEKENYHTLTLQEIKDFYQKGKDLPEKSVLLTFDDAYQSIYKYAYPILQQKNFHAVCFVVKGWLFDQIKEFDPRQSIVMAKSELEKMRDVFELANHTENLHQRYSDGSIGMQKVSVEELNQDLASCGQYVDQADVFAYPFGIYEQMDVKRLAKLNIHYAFTTVAGENTGQTPVLTLHRDTVWYGCTLQEFKAILE
- a CDS encoding MurR/RpiR family transcriptional regulator; this translates as MNILFTIQHQINKLPKAEKKLAEWILEQPESVIHMSAKALSQASETSPATVVRLCYSLGLEGFTDLKLKLSANQPAIKGNLYTDIVPNEDIDTIKQKLLLKMTDGLEKNREKLEVESIEQVINLLETTDFMFTYGIGASGIVADDFAQKFLRIGKKVIYSKDYHLLTTAIVTNEMPAWLFLVSNSGEKQEVINLALLAKEQGIPVVCMTSKAHSTLATIADVLLHTADGGEARLRSSATNSLLVQLYSVDVLFSAYATKHYDKTLGQLEQTKTTVQIIEQND